One genomic segment of Amycolatopsis sp. WQ 127309 includes these proteins:
- a CDS encoding crotonase/enoyl-CoA hydratase family protein, whose translation MTSTLHLELHDDVAVLRLSRPKKRNALDDATVLALETFFGNPPAEVKAVVLDAEGDHFSAGLDLSELTERDAFEGLQHSMMWHRAFERIERGRVPVVAVLKGAVIGGGLELASATHIRVAESTAFYALPEGQRGLFVGGGGSVRVPRLIGAHRMTDLMLTGRVLDADEGHAAGLSHYRVEPGEGLEHALGLARKIATTSPITTFAVLQALPRIAEANPAEGYLLEALMAAVATGSTEAQDRMRAFLDKRAAKVAR comes from the coding sequence ATGACCAGCACGCTGCACCTCGAACTGCACGACGACGTCGCCGTGCTGCGGCTGTCGCGGCCGAAGAAGCGCAACGCGCTCGACGACGCCACCGTCCTGGCCCTAGAGACCTTCTTCGGCAACCCGCCGGCCGAGGTCAAAGCCGTCGTGCTCGACGCCGAAGGCGACCACTTCTCCGCCGGGCTCGACCTCTCGGAGCTGACCGAGCGGGACGCGTTCGAGGGCCTGCAGCACTCGATGATGTGGCACCGCGCGTTCGAGCGGATCGAGCGCGGCCGCGTCCCGGTCGTCGCGGTGCTCAAGGGCGCGGTCATCGGCGGCGGCCTCGAACTCGCGTCGGCCACGCACATCCGCGTCGCCGAGTCGACGGCGTTCTACGCGCTGCCGGAGGGCCAGCGCGGCCTGTTCGTCGGCGGCGGCGGTTCGGTGCGGGTGCCGCGGCTGATCGGTGCCCACCGGATGACCGACCTGATGCTCACCGGCCGCGTCCTCGACGCCGACGAGGGCCACGCGGCCGGCCTGTCGCACTACCGCGTCGAGCCGGGTGAGGGCCTGGAGCACGCGCTCGGCCTGGCCCGCAAGATCGCCACGACGTCGCCGATCACGACGTTCGCGGTGCTGCAGGCGCTGCCGCGCATCGCCGAGGCCAACCCGGCGGAGGGCTACCTGCTGGAGGCGCTGATGGCGGCGGTCGCCACCGGCAGCACCGAGGCCCAGGACCGGATGCGGGCGTTCCTGGACAAGCGCGCGGCGAAGGTCGCCCGGTGA
- a CDS encoding long-chain fatty acid--CoA ligase, translating into MSADFGLGSWPARRARIDPGRVALTQAGRTLTYAQLAGRVDRLAGDLTRRGVRPGDRVAYLGVNDIAVFETLFATARCGAIFVPLNYRLAPAEIRYMLGDSGASVLVHSPDADALVAAAGPHEIATMKAGETTTDGPPPSPDVGLYDPCLLLYTSGTTGRPKAAVLTHGNLTWNTVNQLAHLDVLGTDKALCIAPLFHCVGLGQITLPTLFKGGSVEPVARFDAGTILARIAEAGITSFSAVPTMLELMCRHETWAATDLGSLTCVLYGGSPVAERVARAWLDRGVRLLQGYGMTEASPGVFMATHDGTLGHPVAAGVPHFFTDVAADGGKPLSAEPAELLVRGPHVFTGYWNRPEETTASFAGEHWFRTGDVVRVEDDGWAHIVDRVKDLIISGGENVYPAEIEAIAVQLDAVDACAVVGVPDERWGEVGAAYVVARDGAEPDETAFRAHLEAHLARYKVPKYVRFVEALPRNATGKIRRVELREQAAQTYGAP; encoded by the coding sequence ATGAGCGCGGACTTCGGCCTGGGCAGCTGGCCCGCGCGGCGCGCCCGGATCGACCCGGGCCGCGTCGCGCTGACGCAGGCCGGGCGCACCCTCACCTACGCGCAGCTCGCCGGCCGCGTCGACCGGCTGGCCGGTGACCTGACCCGGCGCGGCGTGCGACCCGGCGACCGGGTCGCCTACCTCGGCGTCAACGACATCGCCGTGTTCGAGACGCTCTTCGCCACCGCTCGCTGCGGCGCGATCTTCGTGCCGCTCAACTACCGGCTCGCCCCCGCCGAGATCCGCTACATGCTCGGCGACAGCGGCGCGTCGGTCCTCGTGCACAGCCCGGACGCCGACGCCCTCGTCGCGGCGGCCGGACCCCACGAGATCGCGACCATGAAGGCCGGGGAAACCACGACCGACGGACCGCCGCCGAGCCCGGACGTCGGCCTCTACGACCCGTGCCTGCTGCTCTACACCTCCGGCACCACCGGCCGGCCGAAGGCGGCGGTCCTCACCCACGGCAACCTGACCTGGAACACCGTCAACCAGCTCGCCCACCTGGACGTCCTCGGCACCGACAAGGCCCTCTGCATCGCGCCGCTGTTCCACTGCGTCGGCCTGGGCCAGATCACGCTGCCGACGCTGTTCAAGGGCGGCAGCGTCGAGCCGGTCGCCAGGTTCGACGCCGGGACGATCCTCGCGCGCATCGCCGAAGCCGGGATCACGAGCTTCTCCGCCGTCCCCACGATGCTGGAGCTGATGTGCCGCCACGAAACGTGGGCGGCCACCGACCTCGGCTCGCTGACCTGCGTCCTCTACGGCGGCTCGCCGGTGGCCGAACGCGTCGCGCGGGCGTGGCTCGACCGCGGCGTCCGGCTGCTGCAGGGCTACGGCATGACCGAGGCCTCCCCCGGCGTCTTCATGGCCACCCACGACGGCACGCTCGGCCACCCCGTCGCCGCCGGCGTGCCGCACTTCTTCACCGACGTGGCCGCCGACGGCGGCAAGCCGCTGAGCGCCGAGCCCGCCGAGCTGCTCGTGCGCGGCCCGCACGTCTTCACCGGCTACTGGAACCGGCCCGAGGAGACGACCGCGAGCTTCGCCGGCGAGCACTGGTTCCGCACCGGCGACGTCGTCCGCGTCGAGGACGACGGCTGGGCGCACATCGTCGACCGGGTCAAAGACCTGATCATCTCCGGCGGCGAGAACGTCTACCCCGCCGAGATCGAGGCGATCGCCGTCCAGCTCGACGCCGTCGACGCCTGTGCCGTGGTCGGCGTGCCGGACGAGCGCTGGGGCGAGGTCGGCGCCGCCTACGTCGTCGCCCGCGACGGCGCGGAGCCGGACGAAACCGCGTTCCGCGCGCACCTCGAAGCACACCTGGCCCGCTACAAGGTGCCGAAGTACGTCCGGTTCGTCGAAGCGTTGCCGCGCAACGCCACCGGCAAGATCCGCCGCGTCGAGCTGCGCGAGCAAGCCGCACAAACCTACGGAGCCCCATGA